The genomic stretch GGTGGGGTGGGGAGAGCGGAGCTTTTCGGGAGAGGAGCCGCCTGCACGAGCTCTCGATAGCCGACGCCATCGTCCAGGTCGCCGGGCGGCGGGTGACGAAGGTGCACGTCAGGGGCGGGGAATAGAAGATGTGCCCGGACTCATGGTCGTGATGGAGGTGACCGGATGATCGACATGCTCGTCGGCGACCAGCTGCCGGGGATCTGCTGATGCCCCGTCACTCTTTGCCGGCTGGTGGTAGCGCCCCGGGTGGACCGTACCGGGTGCTCGGCGGGATGTCCGTGGCCGTCAAGGTCCCCGCCGCCAGGACCGAAGGGCAGGTGCTGATCGTCGAGAACACCAACCCGCGGACGGGAGGCCCACCGCGGCACCTGCACCACGCTCAGGAGGAGTGGTTCTACGCCGTCGAGGGAAGCTACGTGATCGAGGTCGGGGACGAGCGCTACGAGCTCGGGCCGGGGGACTCCCTCCTCGCGCCGCGGAAGGTGCCTCACGTCTGGGCCCACGTCGGAGAGGGAACGGGGCGGCTGCTCATCGCGTTCCGTCCCGCGGGGAGCATGGAGGCGTTCTTCGCGGGGCTGGCGCGCCTGGATGGCGGTTCGCCTCACGAGGAAGTGCAGGGACTGTTCCGCGAGTACGGCATGGAGGTGACCGGCCCGCCGCTGCTGGTCGAGTGATCCACGAAGGTGTCCCGTGGAGCCGTGGCGGAAGGCATGGTGCCATCACGCGCGTTGGTCCCTGCTTCATGACGGCTTTCAGCGGGTTGTCCACACCCACGCATCGCTTCATGAACGTCTTTTTGCTCCGCATTCCCCGCCCGCCTGCAATCCCCTGCACGGGCAGCCCAACGCGGTTCCGCATGACTGCGGGGAAGGGATTTTTACTGTATATACGTAATAACAGGTGCACGGCGTAAGGAGAGCCGTTCGACTTGGATCGTACAACGGTAAGATGCCCGGGATGCGGGCTTGAACTACCAAAGCAGAATCTGCCGGTTACCAGCCGTTACTATGCCTCTGAAGAGTGCTGGCAGTTGTACCT from Rubrobacter calidifluminis encodes the following:
- a CDS encoding cupin domain-containing protein — translated: MPAGGSAPGGPYRVLGGMSVAVKVPAARTEGQVLIVENTNPRTGGPPRHLHHAQEEWFYAVEGSYVIEVGDERYELGPGDSLLAPRKVPHVWAHVGEGTGRLLIAFRPAGSMEAFFAGLARLDGGSPHEEVQGLFREYGMEVTGPPLLVE